The Triticum aestivum cultivar Chinese Spring chromosome 7B, IWGSC CS RefSeq v2.1, whole genome shotgun sequence genome window below encodes:
- the LOC123155991 gene encoding cytochrome P450 93A3-like — translation MEMALAARDQFTPAGTSVPLLLLVAGLTAVLYAVTRHRSGGLRLPPSPFGLPLLGHLHLLMPLPHQALHRLASRHGPLLYLRLGSVPCIAACSPDAAREVLKTHEAAFLDRPKPTAVHRLTYGGQDFSFSAYGPFWRFMKKACVHELLAGRTLDRLSHVRREEVVRLVVSMGQSAAKGKPVDVDAALMGLTGDIVSRMVMSRRWTGDDNDTEEMRSVVAETAVVTGTFNLQDYIGVFKNWDVQGLGKRIDAVHCKFDAMMEKILTARDAKRRQQRESADSEDGGEGEAKDILDILFDMHEDAAAEMPLSRDNIKAFMLDIFAAGTDTTAITVEWALSELINNPDVLRKAQEEMDAVVGKDRLADESDIPNLPYLQAVAKETLRLHPTGPLVVRQSPEQCKVSGYDVPAGATVFVNVWAIGRDPSCWPEPLEFRPERFLEGGTNAGTDVRGQHFHMLPFGSGRRICPGASLAMLVVQAALAAMVQCFEWRPAGGADKVDMEEGPGLTLPRKHPLVCAVAPRLHPLPLP, via the exons ATGGAGATGGCGCTGGCAGCACGAGACCAGTTCACTCCCGCCGGCACCAGCGTACCGCTCCTTCTGCTCGTCGCCGGCCTCACCGCCGTCCTGTACGCCGTTACCAGGCACAGGAGCGGCGGGCTGCGCCTCCCGCCTAGCCCATTCGGCCTGCCCCTCCTCGGCCACCTCCACCTTCTCATGCCGCTGCCGCACCAGGCGCTGCACCGCCTGGCCTCCCGCCACGGCCCGCTCCTCTACCTCCGTCTCGGCTCCGTGCCTTGCATCGCCGCCTGCTCCCCGGACGCCGCCCGTGAGGTGCTCAAGACCCACGAGGCCGCGTTCCTGGACCGCCCCAAGCCGACGGCGGTGCACCGCCTCACCTACGGCGGCCAGGACTTCTCCTTCTCGGCGTACGGGCCCTTCTGGCGCTTCATGAAGAAGGCCTGCGTGCACGAGCTCCTCGCGGGCCGCACACTGGACCGCCTCAGCCATGTCCGCCGCGAGGAGGTCGTGCGCCTCGTGGTTTCCATGGGGCAGAGCGCTGCCAAGGGCAAGCCCGTGGACGTGGACGCCGCGCTCATGGGCCTGACCGGCGACATCGTGTCGCGGATGGTAATGAGCCGGCGGTGGACCGGCGACGACAACGACACCGAGGAGATGCGGAGCGTGGTCGCGGAGACGGCCGTGGTCACGGGCACGTTCAACCTGCAGGACTACATCGGCGTCTTCAAGAACTGGGACGTGCAGGGCCTCGGCAAGCGCATCGACGCCGTGCACTGTAAGTTCGATGCCATGATGGAGAAGATACTCACGGCAAGGGACGCCAAGCGGCGGCAGCAACGCGAGTCCGCCGACTccgaggacggcggcgagggggaggCGAAGGACATTCTTGACATACTGTTCGACATGCACGAAGACGCCGCCGCCGAGATGCCGCTCTCCAGGGACAACATCAAGGCTTTCATGCTG GACATCTTCGCGGCGGGGACGGACACGACGGCGATCACGGTGGAGTGGGCTCTGTCGGAGCTGATCAACAACCCGGACGTTCTCcggaaggcgcaggaggagatggACGCGGTGGTCGGAAAGGACCGGCTCGCCGACGAGTCGGACATCCCAAACCTGCCGTACCTGCAGGCCGTGGCCAAGGAGACACTGCGGCTTCACCCGACGGGCCCGCTGGTGGTGCGGCAGTCCCCGGAGCAGTGCAAGGTGAGCGGGTACGACGTGCCGGCCGGCGCGACGGTGTTCGTGAACGTGTGGGCCATCGGGCGCGACCCGTCGTGCTGGCCGGAGCCACTGGAGTTCCGGCCAGAGAGGTTCCTGGAGGGGGGCACGAACGCCGGGACAGACGTGCGCGGGCAGCACTTCCACATGCTGCCGTTCGGGTCCGGACGGCGGATCTGCCCCGGCGCGTCGCTGGCCATGCTGGTGGTGCAGGCGGCGCTGGCCGCCATGGTGCAGTGCTTCGAGTGGCGGCCCGCGggcggcgcggacaaggtggacaTGGAGGAGGGGCCCGGGCTGACGCTGCCGCGGAAGCACCCGCTCGTCTGCGCCGTCGCGCCGCGGCTCCACCCGCTGCCGCTGCCCTGA